From a region of the Nonlabens sp. Hel1_33_55 genome:
- a CDS encoding endonuclease/exonuclease/phosphatase family protein, with translation MYKYLIFSVLFYFAFAKAGTAQTAEAKQYKVQTVAFYNLENLYDTEDDTTINDEASPMMEMDPGIREEIYQKKLANMARVIRKIGAEKSQSAPTILGVCEIENRKVLEDLVNHPLLLEYDYGIEHFNSPDRRGIDTGFLYKKREFKVLNSTHKELLIYDPVDGDRIYTRDPIVVTGELNGDKMTFIVNHWPSRSGGEQKSRSKRNAAAALNKTIIDSLHSIDSMSKIFVMGDLNDDPTNESVKDILNAQKDREDVSSQMIYNPYMQMHKDGYSTLFYRDAGNVFDQIMFTYPMLTEANQTGYQYWQSHIYNPSFMSNKTGQYKGYPYRSFLGSTFTGGYSDHFPVYVYLVKEITEQDNVNEAIEEAKETVNELKTDN, from the coding sequence ATGTATAAATATTTGATTTTCAGTGTTTTGTTTTATTTCGCTTTCGCGAAAGCGGGAACAGCACAAACCGCAGAAGCAAAACAATATAAGGTTCAGACCGTAGCATTTTACAACCTGGAAAACCTCTATGATACCGAAGATGACACGACCATTAATGACGAGGCAAGTCCTATGATGGAAATGGATCCAGGCATACGAGAAGAGATATATCAAAAGAAGTTGGCTAACATGGCGAGAGTAATTCGCAAGATAGGAGCAGAAAAATCACAGTCCGCGCCAACTATCTTAGGTGTTTGCGAGATAGAAAACCGTAAAGTGCTTGAAGATCTTGTCAATCATCCATTACTTCTTGAATATGATTATGGAATTGAGCATTTCAACTCACCAGATCGTCGCGGTATTGATACAGGCTTTTTATATAAGAAAAGAGAATTTAAAGTTTTAAATAGTACTCACAAGGAACTACTGATTTATGATCCAGTTGATGGTGATCGCATCTATACAAGAGACCCCATTGTTGTAACTGGTGAATTGAATGGTGATAAAATGACTTTTATTGTGAATCACTGGCCATCGAGAAGTGGTGGTGAGCAAAAGAGCCGTAGCAAGCGTAATGCTGCAGCCGCACTAAACAAAACAATCATTGATAGTCTTCACAGCATTGATTCAATGTCTAAAATATTTGTCATGGGTGATTTAAATGATGATCCTACTAATGAAAGTGTCAAGGATATTCTCAACGCCCAAAAGGATAGAGAAGATGTAAGTTCACAGATGATCTACAATCCATACATGCAAATGCATAAGGATGGTTACAGCACTTTATTTTATAGAGATGCAGGTAATGTATTTGACCAGATTATGTTTACTTACCCTATGCTGACTGAAGCCAATCAAACCGGCTACCAGTACTGGCAATCTCATATTTACAATCCAAGTTTTATGAGTAATAAAACTGGCCAATACAAAGGATATCCTTACAGAAGCTTTCTAGGCAGTACTTTCACAGGTGGTTACAGCGATCACTTCCCAGTGTACGTTTACCTTGTAAAAGAGATTACAGAGCAAGACAACGTAAATGAAGCAATAGAAGAAGCAAAGGAAACCGTTAATGAGCTCAAAACTGATAATTAA
- a CDS encoding YraN family protein, translating into MAEHNDLGSTGEDLAAAHLLKKGYQILTRNYTYLKGEIDIIARMKDVIVIVEVKTRSTPDFGDPQDFLKPLQIKRLVETAHHFVEELGENDVEVRFDIVAIIKNKAGTNIEHLEDAFYHF; encoded by the coding sequence ATGGCAGAACATAATGATTTAGGTTCCACAGGTGAAGATCTTGCCGCCGCGCATCTACTGAAAAAAGGGTATCAAATACTTACCAGAAATTACACCTACTTAAAAGGCGAGATTGATATCATTGCTAGAATGAAAGATGTTATTGTCATTGTTGAGGTAAAGACTAGATCTACTCCAGACTTTGGAGATCCTCAAGACTTTTTAAAGCCCTTACAAATCAAAAGACTCGTTGAAACAGCCCACCATTTTGTGGAGGAACTAGGAGAAAATGATGTAGAAGTTCGTTTTGATATTGTGGCCATCATAAAAAATAAGGCTGGAACTAACATCGAGCATTTAGAAGATGCCTTCTACCACTTTTAA
- the metG gene encoding methionine--tRNA ligase: MSDQQRYTITAALPYTNGPVHIGHLAGVYVPADIYARYQRLKGNDVAFICGSDEHGVPITLKAKKEGVSPQEIVDRYHKIIGDSFEEFGISFDNYSRTSAPIHHETASAFFIKLYDDGKFIEQVTEQLYDAEANQFLADRFVVGTCPKCGNPESYGDQCERCGTSHNATDLIEPKSAITGNVPELRETKHWFLPLDQYSDWLNEWIVEGHAADWKTNVLGQVKGWVTDGLKPRAVTRDLDWGIPVPVEGADGKVLYVWFDAPIGYISSTKEWADREGKNWEDYWKKDDTKLLHFIGKDNIVFHCIIFPAMLKAHGEFILPDNVPANEFLNLEDDKISTSRNWAVWLHEYLEDFPGQQDVLRYVLTANSPETKDNNFTWKDFQARNNNELVAILGNFINRALVLTHKYYDGVVPEPGAFTAIDQETLDAVNAFPASIESSLERYRFRESANEFMNLARLGNKYLADEEPWKIIKTDPERVKTIMFVGLQIAAALAVLAEPFLPHTAKKLQNMLNIASNPAARLRADLVKIEWNDIAEKQELLHHGYKINPAELLFSKIEDEQIEAQLAKLEATKAANKSTTPNLMPQKEETNYDDFMKMDLRVAEILTAEKLPKSNKLMVMTVDTGIDKRTIVSGIAKHYTAEELVGRKVTVLANLAPRKLMGVESQGMILLAEDPDGKLVFVNPDDTIVNGATIA, from the coding sequence ATGAGCGATCAACAACGATATACGATTACAGCGGCATTGCCGTATACAAATGGACCTGTGCACATAGGTCACCTGGCTGGAGTTTACGTCCCAGCAGATATCTATGCGCGTTACCAGCGGTTGAAAGGCAACGATGTAGCCTTTATTTGCGGTAGTGATGAGCATGGTGTGCCCATTACTTTAAAGGCCAAAAAAGAAGGTGTATCGCCACAAGAAATTGTGGATCGCTACCATAAAATTATTGGTGATTCTTTTGAAGAATTTGGAATTTCGTTTGACAATTACAGCCGTACCAGTGCGCCTATTCACCACGAAACTGCAAGTGCCTTTTTCATCAAATTATATGACGACGGCAAGTTTATAGAACAAGTTACAGAGCAGCTGTATGATGCAGAAGCCAACCAATTTCTAGCCGACCGTTTTGTGGTAGGAACTTGTCCTAAATGCGGCAACCCAGAATCATACGGCGATCAATGCGAGCGCTGCGGTACGTCCCACAACGCTACTGATTTAATAGAGCCAAAAAGCGCCATCACCGGCAATGTTCCAGAATTGCGCGAGACCAAACACTGGTTCCTGCCGCTGGATCAATACAGCGACTGGTTGAATGAATGGATAGTAGAAGGCCATGCTGCCGACTGGAAAACTAACGTGTTGGGCCAAGTAAAAGGTTGGGTGACTGACGGTCTCAAACCTCGCGCAGTAACGCGCGATCTGGATTGGGGAATTCCTGTTCCCGTTGAAGGAGCCGATGGTAAAGTGCTTTACGTTTGGTTCGACGCACCCATCGGTTATATATCGTCCACTAAGGAATGGGCAGATCGAGAAGGCAAGAATTGGGAGGATTACTGGAAGAAGGACGACACTAAACTGCTTCATTTTATAGGCAAGGACAACATCGTTTTTCATTGCATCATTTTCCCTGCGATGTTGAAGGCGCATGGCGAGTTCATTTTGCCGGACAATGTTCCAGCAAACGAATTCTTGAATCTAGAAGACGATAAAATTTCGACCTCGCGCAATTGGGCGGTTTGGTTGCATGAATACCTCGAGGATTTCCCGGGACAACAAGATGTGTTGCGCTATGTATTAACGGCAAACTCACCGGAAACTAAGGACAACAATTTCACTTGGAAAGATTTCCAGGCGCGCAACAACAATGAGTTGGTGGCCATCCTTGGTAATTTCATCAATCGGGCGCTGGTATTGACCCATAAATATTACGATGGAGTAGTGCCAGAACCTGGCGCATTTACCGCCATTGATCAAGAAACACTGGATGCGGTCAATGCTTTTCCAGCCAGTATAGAAAGTAGTTTGGAGAGATATCGCTTTCGCGAAAGCGCCAACGAGTTCATGAACCTTGCACGATTAGGAAACAAATACCTAGCCGATGAAGAGCCTTGGAAAATCATCAAAACCGATCCAGAACGTGTAAAAACGATCATGTTCGTCGGCTTGCAAATTGCTGCAGCTCTTGCCGTTCTTGCAGAACCGTTCTTGCCTCATACGGCTAAGAAATTACAAAACATGCTTAACATCGCTTCAAATCCTGCTGCCAGATTGCGTGCAGATCTGGTCAAGATCGAATGGAATGATATTGCTGAAAAACAAGAGCTGTTGCACCACGGCTACAAAATCAATCCAGCCGAATTGCTCTTCTCTAAAATCGAAGACGAACAAATAGAAGCGCAGCTCGCCAAACTAGAAGCTACCAAAGCTGCCAACAAATCCACAACACCTAATCTTATGCCACAGAAAGAAGAAACCAACTACGACGATTTCATGAAAATGGACCTACGCGTCGCAGAAATCCTCACTGCAGAAAAATTGCCCAAGTCCAACAAATTGATGGTAATGACAGTCGATACAGGTATTGATAAGCGTACTATCGTTTCAGGAATCGCAAAACACTACACGGCTGAAGAATTGGTAGGCAGAAAAGTAACCGTCCTAGCAAACCTTGCACCTAGAAAGTTGATGGGCGTAGAATCTCAAGGAATGATCCTACTTGCCGAGGATCCCGACGGAAAACTAGTTTTTGTCAATCCAGATGATACGATTGTGAATGGTGCAACGATAGCGTAA
- a CDS encoding alpha/beta fold hydrolase, giving the protein MDPKNLLSYQLLPKNAPTILFLHGFLGSAAQWDPIIDHYKKSFQILLLELPNHGANECETSYSIEDLATDINMVLMQCGIKAVHFVGHSMGGYVGCAFAKAYSDKLLSLTLINSCATADATDRQKQRNRALKLVEKYPKAFTSMAITNLFTSVEREHFTTEIELMKSQAMHMSTSGISNAIKAMRDRASQLNALKNAGFPIQYIYGSRDEVISKEVIEEEIELLNVEFAELDSGHMSLITHPNKIVELHFI; this is encoded by the coding sequence ATGGATCCCAAGAATCTACTTTCTTACCAATTACTGCCTAAAAACGCACCAACCATCCTTTTTCTTCATGGGTTTTTGGGAAGCGCTGCTCAATGGGATCCTATAATTGATCACTACAAAAAGTCCTTTCAGATCTTGCTTTTAGAGCTTCCTAATCATGGTGCCAATGAGTGCGAGACTTCTTACTCGATCGAGGATTTGGCTACTGATATCAATATGGTTTTAATGCAATGCGGCATCAAGGCAGTTCACTTTGTAGGTCACAGTATGGGCGGTTATGTGGGTTGCGCTTTCGCGAAAGCGTACTCAGACAAACTTCTTTCACTTACTCTAATCAATAGTTGTGCGACCGCAGATGCTACAGACAGGCAAAAGCAACGTAACAGAGCTTTGAAGTTAGTTGAGAAATATCCCAAGGCCTTTACTAGCATGGCTATAACCAACCTTTTTACATCTGTTGAAAGAGAACATTTTACTACTGAAATCGAGCTAATGAAATCTCAGGCAATGCATATGTCAACATCTGGGATAAGCAACGCCATCAAAGCTATGCGGGATCGAGCGTCGCAATTGAACGCGCTTAAAAATGCAGGATTTCCTATTCAATACATTTACGGTTCTCGCGATGAAGTCATCTCTAAGGAAGTAATTGAAGAAGAAATTGAACTTTTAAATGTAGAATTTGCCGAGCTTGATTCTGGTCACATGAGTTTGATCACCCATCCAAATAAAATCGTTGAACTGCACTTTATCTAA
- a CDS encoding endonuclease/exonuclease/phosphatase, translated as MSIPSQAFEQYTVAFYNLENLFDYQNDKHILDDDFTALGRNEWNETRYFKKLQKISDAISQIGADFTGKLPAVLGVAEVENKKVLNDLVNQPKLKNHDYKYVHFNSPDERGIDVALLYRADVFELLESKPLSLLIHNDQGVRDTTRDILYVKGKLAGTMLHIYVNHWPSRRDGSGTTEYKRALAAQTLLKHIEQIDVDGNRTKRLEKDNTFIMIMGDFNDDPENDSIKKGILPYGFDNITAPLKNFHRGSLNHRFKWNLFDQIMVSENLYNDIPGDLYVHKADIFDDIMLRQWKGKYRGQPARTFAGGRYAGGYSDHFPVYAVLRRNQLY; from the coding sequence TTGAGCATACCATCACAAGCCTTTGAACAGTACACCGTAGCATTTTACAATCTGGAGAATCTATTTGATTACCAAAATGACAAACATATTCTCGATGATGATTTTACCGCATTGGGTAGAAACGAATGGAACGAAACTCGATATTTTAAAAAACTGCAAAAGATTAGTGACGCTATTAGCCAGATAGGTGCAGACTTTACAGGCAAGCTACCTGCAGTTTTGGGCGTTGCTGAGGTGGAAAACAAAAAGGTTCTTAATGATCTTGTCAATCAACCCAAACTTAAAAATCATGACTACAAATACGTCCACTTCAACAGTCCTGATGAGCGTGGTATTGATGTAGCCTTACTTTATCGCGCTGATGTGTTCGAACTTCTCGAGTCAAAGCCGTTATCGCTACTTATCCATAATGATCAAGGCGTGCGCGATACTACACGGGATATTCTTTATGTAAAAGGTAAACTCGCCGGTACTATGCTGCATATCTATGTCAATCACTGGCCATCTAGGCGTGATGGATCTGGAACCACAGAATATAAGAGAGCTCTTGCGGCTCAAACGTTATTGAAACATATTGAGCAAATTGATGTAGATGGCAACCGTACCAAACGACTTGAAAAGGACAATACTTTTATCATGATCATGGGCGATTTTAACGATGATCCTGAAAATGACAGTATCAAAAAGGGAATTTTGCCCTATGGCTTTGATAACATCACGGCACCGTTGAAGAACTTCCATCGTGGTTCATTGAATCACCGTTTTAAATGGAATCTTTTTGATCAGATTATGGTAAGTGAGAATTTGTACAATGATATTCCGGGAGATCTGTATGTGCACAAAGCGGATATTTTTGACGATATCATGTTACGACAGTGGAAAGGGAAATACCGTGGTCAACCTGCCAGAACCTTTGCCGGTGGAAGATATGCTGGTGGTTACAGCGACCATTTTCCGGTGTATGCCGTATTAAGGCGCAATCAATTATATTAA
- a CDS encoding TonB-dependent receptor, giving the protein MNQFYSRLLLALIMLISALGMAQELLKGRVIDETTEEPIPGAIIIIRGSSLQATTDAQGYFIFEQDLEEGDQMLIIESNEYLTRNIPVVIVTGSTVNLDPLYLKVDNIQQEQAQGIVSLTENDLADDDNAANNVSGLLQATRDQFLRAAAFDFSATFFRPRGLNSEDGKILINGLEMNKQFSGRPQWSNWGGINDLQRNQTFTMGLAPADDTFGGYGGVQSINMRASQQRAGSQISYASANRSYRARFMGTYKSGLLSSGWAYAITASRRSGEEGFVDGTLYDANSLSINVEKKLNENHSLNFTGIYASNRRGRRTAITDEIKDLKGIEYNPFWGIQDNTQRNSRIREIDEPILMLNHYWNISPKVELQTNVSYQFGKIGNTRIDNGGTRLAILDGQSAYIGGATNPNPDYYQNLPSFFLRNGTDPQNLASAFLAEQEFINDGQLDWPQLYDANRIVRNAGGNSIYIIQNDRIDDNQIQASSILTADLADNILLTAGLNYRNLKSDNYAEVQDLLGGTGYLDVDFFAEETTQITQDLAAQSDVRNPNRIATEGDRYKYNYVIDADVAGAFAQTQFKTNKVDFYMAGSVTRTEYQRDGKYENGNYLGNLSFGKSEKVDFTDFGVKGGATYKINGLNLLNFNAAYLTKAPYIRNTFSNARQNNEIVDGIESSKSYSLDAGYIYRSPIVKFRLTGYYLKFEDENDLGFYFTEDLTGLPSDDGAAFVQEVLTNVDRRNVGVEMGVEYQVTPTINLKAAAAVGQNVYTNNPNLYLTSDDFPGRQLTFGDGTTKLKNYHVAGGPETAMQIGFEYRDPEYWNIGVTANYFANAYSDISNLRRSDNFALDFDGQPLTDYDEDLAKQLLQQEQFEDYALVNVIGGKSWRIDNKYVGFFATINNVFDVEYKTGGFEQSRNSNFRSVRDDSNNPTEVFAPRYFFGNGTTYYLNVYLRF; this is encoded by the coding sequence ATGAATCAATTTTACTCTAGGCTTTTACTGGCTCTAATCATGCTTATTTCCGCTTTAGGAATGGCGCAGGAGCTCCTTAAAGGTCGTGTCATTGACGAGACTACAGAAGAACCCATTCCTGGTGCGATTATAATCATAAGAGGTTCAAGCCTTCAAGCAACTACTGATGCACAGGGATATTTTATTTTTGAACAAGACCTTGAAGAAGGAGATCAAATGCTCATCATCGAGTCCAATGAATACCTTACAAGGAACATACCGGTGGTTATCGTTACCGGCTCTACAGTGAACCTTGATCCTCTCTATCTTAAGGTGGATAATATACAGCAGGAACAAGCTCAAGGGATTGTTTCCTTAACAGAAAACGATCTTGCAGACGATGATAATGCTGCAAATAATGTTTCTGGATTGTTACAGGCGACCAGAGATCAGTTTTTGAGAGCTGCTGCATTTGATTTTAGCGCGACATTTTTTAGACCTAGAGGTCTTAATAGTGAAGACGGTAAGATCTTGATCAACGGTCTTGAAATGAACAAGCAATTCTCAGGTAGACCACAATGGTCCAATTGGGGCGGCATCAATGACCTGCAGCGCAACCAGACCTTTACGATGGGTCTTGCACCCGCAGATGACACCTTTGGTGGTTATGGTGGAGTTCAAAGTATTAATATGAGAGCTTCCCAGCAACGTGCTGGTTCCCAGATATCTTATGCATCTGCAAACAGAAGTTACCGCGCCCGTTTCATGGGAACTTACAAAAGTGGTTTGTTGAGTAGCGGTTGGGCATATGCCATTACAGCTTCCAGACGATCTGGTGAAGAAGGCTTTGTGGATGGAACCTTATATGATGCCAATTCTTTGAGCATCAACGTAGAAAAGAAATTGAACGAGAATCACTCTTTAAATTTCACAGGAATATACGCATCAAATAGACGTGGTCGTAGAACTGCTATTACTGATGAGATTAAAGATCTTAAAGGTATTGAGTATAATCCTTTCTGGGGAATACAGGATAACACACAGCGCAATTCTCGTATACGTGAGATTGATGAGCCTATCCTGATGTTAAACCACTATTGGAATATTTCTCCTAAAGTGGAGCTACAGACAAATGTTTCGTATCAATTCGGGAAGATTGGTAATACAAGAATTGATAATGGTGGGACAAGGTTAGCTATCCTAGATGGACAAAGTGCCTATATTGGTGGTGCTACAAACCCTAACCCTGATTACTACCAGAATCTTCCAAGTTTCTTCTTGAGAAACGGCACTGACCCTCAAAATCTAGCATCTGCATTTTTAGCAGAGCAGGAATTCATCAATGATGGACAACTAGACTGGCCACAATTATATGATGCCAATAGAATTGTACGCAACGCTGGAGGGAATTCTATCTACATTATTCAAAATGATCGCATAGATGACAATCAAATACAAGCAAGTTCCATTCTTACTGCAGATCTTGCTGACAATATATTGTTGACAGCTGGATTAAATTATCGTAATCTGAAAAGCGACAACTACGCAGAGGTTCAGGATCTACTAGGCGGTACTGGTTATTTAGATGTAGATTTCTTTGCAGAAGAGACGACTCAAATTACTCAGGATCTAGCAGCGCAATCTGACGTTAGAAATCCAAATCGCATTGCAACAGAAGGTGATCGTTATAAATATAATTATGTTATCGATGCTGATGTAGCGGGTGCCTTTGCACAAACCCAGTTTAAGACCAACAAGGTAGATTTCTATATGGCTGGTAGTGTTACCAGAACTGAATATCAGCGTGATGGTAAATATGAAAACGGTAATTATTTAGGAAATCTATCTTTTGGTAAAAGTGAGAAAGTAGATTTCACAGATTTTGGTGTGAAAGGTGGAGCAACTTATAAAATTAATGGGTTAAACCTATTGAACTTCAATGCAGCCTATTTAACTAAAGCTCCTTATATAAGAAACACCTTTTCTAATGCCAGACAGAATAACGAAATCGTCGATGGTATTGAATCTAGCAAAAGCTATAGTCTTGATGCAGGATATATCTATCGCTCACCTATAGTGAAATTCCGTTTGACGGGTTATTACTTGAAGTTCGAAGATGAAAACGATCTAGGCTTCTATTTTACCGAAGATCTTACAGGATTACCTAGTGATGATGGTGCCGCATTTGTCCAAGAAGTATTGACAAATGTAGATCGTCGTAATGTAGGTGTTGAAATGGGTGTTGAATATCAAGTAACACCTACCATCAATTTGAAAGCTGCGGCAGCGGTTGGTCAAAACGTATATACCAACAACCCTAATCTATATCTCACCAGTGATGACTTTCCTGGACGTCAGCTCACCTTTGGTGACGGAACAACCAAACTGAAAAACTACCACGTGGCTGGCGGACCAGAAACAGCGATGCAAATAGGTTTTGAATACCGTGATCCAGAGTATTGGAACATAGGTGTTACTGCAAACTATTTTGCAAATGCTTATTCAGACATAAGTAACCTACGTAGGTCAGACAATTTTGCCCTTGATTTTGATGGCCAGCCATTAACAGACTATGATGAAGATCTTGCAAAACAGTTATTGCAACAAGAGCAATTTGAAGATTATGCCTTAGTCAATGTGATAGGTGGAAAGTCGTGGAGAATTGACAATAAGTATGTAGGCTTCTTTGCAACCATTAATAATGTATTTGATGTAGAGTACAAAACCGGTGGTTTTGAGCAATCTCGTAACTCCAACTTCCGTTCTGTGAGAGACGATAGCAACAACCCAACAGAGGTATTTGCGCCTCGATACTTCTTTGGTAATGGAACGACCTATTACCTCAACGTTTACCTAAGATTCTAA
- a CDS encoding DUF5689 domain-containing protein codes for MKNLNNLFALLAVVTFTFSCVEDDDFAVPDTSQVVIDAPAGTINLQAIVNQYESTFGGNDPEPITFDENAGFVEGYVISSDEGGNFFKELVIQNAPESPTVGVNVQIDVTPLFTRFEFGRRVYVKLDGLTLGESNGVYTLGIGEDLDRIQASRVDEYILRDEETVAIVPKQILLSEINDSQENQWVRVSNVQFLDSELGKTFASEQGDTFDGDRLIQTCDDFFAAPVVFQTSTFADFKTLRVPNGSGSIDAIVSRDFADDFFVLNTNSPENFNFDPNVRCEFDVVSCGTVNGPGANSILNQDFNSGINNTATMPAGWTNYVEEGTVRWKTYFDGDRNSPATRATNFNSGDDTSIAWLITPQINFDAQDGEVLNFFTSNDFADASTLEVLFSNDWDGTPAGVETATWSPLADARVVPNSEFFRNFVSSGNVSLECVDGTGSIAFKFTGSEADGGGTGGATNGGYQLDDVTITSN; via the coding sequence ATGAAAAATTTAAACAACCTCTTTGCTTTGCTAGCAGTAGTTACCTTCACTTTTTCCTGTGTGGAAGACGATGATTTTGCAGTACCAGACACCAGTCAGGTAGTTATTGATGCACCAGCGGGAACCATCAATCTTCAAGCGATAGTTAATCAATACGAATCCACATTTGGTGGTAACGATCCTGAGCCTATTACATTTGATGAGAACGCAGGTTTTGTGGAAGGATATGTAATCTCCAGCGATGAAGGAGGAAACTTCTTCAAGGAACTTGTTATACAAAATGCTCCAGAAAGTCCTACAGTTGGAGTAAACGTACAAATAGATGTGACTCCGCTTTTTACAAGATTTGAATTTGGTAGAAGAGTTTATGTGAAGTTGGACGGACTAACTTTAGGAGAATCCAATGGTGTTTACACGTTAGGTATAGGCGAGGATCTAGATAGAATTCAGGCTTCAAGAGTTGATGAGTATATACTACGTGATGAAGAAACTGTAGCGATTGTACCTAAACAAATTTTACTTTCTGAAATTAATGACTCGCAAGAAAATCAATGGGTAAGAGTGAGCAATGTTCAATTTCTGGATTCAGAATTAGGAAAGACATTTGCTTCAGAGCAAGGCGATACTTTTGACGGTGACAGACTTATACAAACTTGTGATGACTTCTTTGCAGCTCCGGTCGTTTTCCAAACCTCAACTTTTGCTGATTTTAAAACTTTGAGAGTTCCTAATGGTAGCGGTTCTATTGATGCGATTGTCTCTAGAGACTTTGCAGATGATTTCTTCGTTTTGAATACTAATAGTCCAGAGAATTTCAACTTTGATCCAAATGTAAGATGTGAGTTTGACGTAGTTTCTTGTGGGACCGTAAATGGACCAGGAGCGAATAGCATACTTAATCAAGACTTTAATTCTGGAATCAACAACACAGCTACCATGCCGGCAGGTTGGACCAATTATGTTGAAGAAGGAACCGTAAGATGGAAAACCTACTTTGATGGTGATAGAAATAGCCCAGCAACTAGAGCCACGAACTTTAATAGCGGTGATGATACTTCCATAGCGTGGTTGATTACTCCACAAATTAATTTTGATGCTCAAGATGGAGAGGTATTGAACTTCTTTACCTCAAATGATTTTGCAGATGCTTCTACTCTTGAGGTTCTTTTCTCTAACGATTGGGATGGTACGCCAGCTGGTGTTGAAACTGCAACCTGGAGCCCATTAGCAGACGCGAGAGTTGTTCCTAATAGTGAATTTTTTAGAAACTTTGTATCCTCAGGTAATGTCTCACTAGAATGTGTAGACGGTACGGGATCCATTGCTTTTAAATTTACAGGTAGTGAAGCTGATGGTGGCGGTACCGGTGGCGCAACTAATGGTGGTTACCAATTGGATGATGTAACTATTACAAGCAACTAG
- a CDS encoding LD-carboxypeptidase codes for MKEYQSYPLLKKGDHIRILCTARSVEAKDLNLATQWVESLGYQVSLGNTIGKQHHQYGGSNKERLEDFMDALKDDSVNAIWIARGGYGTVKIVDSIDMDVLKGSNKLLIGYSDVTHLHGLWQQHGLRSLHTFMPRELEEKADEVKISWKKAVEGSRQEFVIPNHQNLKSETINAPVVGGNLSVLVSMLGSPTFPNVDGHFLFLEDLDELRYHIDRMMTVLKRAGKLAHLKGLIIGGFTDIRDHETPFGKTVEEIINEHTTDYDYPVIYNFPAGHVVDNYSFVLGKQTNVIIETDKIFISQ; via the coding sequence ATGAAAGAATATCAATCGTATCCATTACTTAAGAAAGGTGACCACATTCGCATTTTATGTACCGCAAGATCTGTTGAAGCAAAAGATTTGAACCTTGCTACGCAATGGGTGGAATCCTTAGGCTACCAAGTAAGTCTAGGAAATACTATTGGAAAACAGCACCATCAATATGGTGGTTCCAATAAAGAACGCCTCGAGGATTTTATGGACGCGCTAAAAGATGATTCTGTAAATGCAATCTGGATCGCTCGTGGTGGCTATGGCACAGTAAAGATTGTAGATAGTATTGATATGGATGTCTTGAAGGGTAGCAATAAGCTATTAATAGGCTATTCTGATGTCACACATTTACATGGATTATGGCAGCAACATGGTTTACGAAGCTTGCATACGTTCATGCCTAGAGAACTGGAAGAGAAAGCTGATGAAGTGAAAATCAGTTGGAAAAAAGCGGTAGAAGGAAGTCGGCAGGAGTTTGTAATTCCAAATCACCAAAATTTAAAATCTGAAACCATTAATGCACCCGTTGTAGGTGGTAACCTTTCTGTACTGGTGAGTATGTTGGGATCTCCAACTTTTCCAAATGTCGATGGGCACTTTCTATTCTTGGAAGATCTGGATGAATTACGCTATCACATAGACCGCATGATGACCGTTTTGAAACGTGCAGGAAAACTAGCCCATTTAAAAGGCTTGATTATTGGAGGTTTTACAGATATCAGGGATCATGAAACTCCGTTTGGCAAGACCGTTGAAGAAATCATTAATGAACACACTACTGACTATGACTATCCTGTCATTTATAATTTCCCAGCAGGTCATGTGGTTGATAACTATAGTTTTGTTCTAGGTAAACAAACTAATGTTATCATTGAAACAGATAAAATCTTTATCTCACAATAA